In the Actinomycetes bacterium genome, GTGCCTCCTGCAGGCGACCCGCGTGGAGCTGACAGAAGCCCACGATGCGGTACAACCTCGGCAAAACCATGCGGGCGCTCTCCTTCGCCCGGGGCATGGTGTCCGTGGCGAACTCGATCGATGCTTCAAGGTTTCCCTGCAGCATGAGATTCTCCGCAACCGCGGCGTCGACGTCGATCACCTCCTGCGTTTCCCCGAGCTCTTCGAAGCGGGCGCGGGCCTCAGCCAGCGACGCCAAGCCGTGTTCGAAGCGCCCCGCCCGGGACCAGGCCTTGCCGCGTTCGCGAACCACAAGGGCCACGAGTTCTTCATCGCCGGCAGACCGGGCCGCCGCGAGAGCTTTCTGCAGCAGGGTCTCCGCCTCGGCCTGCCGGCCCTGTCCGATGAGCAGATCCGCCACGTTGTAGCTGGTGCTGCCCATCCTGGCCACGTCGCCGATGCGTTCGAAATTGTCAGCTGAACGATGGAACATGGCCAGTGCCTCGGTCCACCTACCCTCGAAGAAGGCGCGGACCGCCAGGTTGTTCAAGATAAGAGCTTGCCCCTCCAAGTCGCCGAGCTCCTCGAAGGCGTGCAACGCCAGCTGCCCGTAGGGCAGGTCCTCTGGGACTCCGGACCACAGGTGGATGATCTGCATGGCGCGGTAGCTGGTGGCGAGGGCCGGCATGTCGGCAGAATCCTGTGCCTCCTGCACTGCGACTGCGCCCCAGTTCAGGGCCTCGTTGTAGCGGCCCTGCCGGTTCCGGCAGAACGCGTACCGATTAGCCAGCATGGATCTCGCTGCTGCAGCTTCGGGGCCAGGCACGTCACGAAGCAGCGACAGACCCCGGGACCACCTGCGCAGTGCAAGAGCCAACTTGCCGTCCCGCTCCTCGATGCGGGCCTCCTTCAGCATGATCCCGGCGACCCGCACCTTGTCGTCGGCCAAAAGGCGCCGCGCCTGGCGGTACGCCACCCATGCCTCTGGGGAGCCTCCGACGAATCGCAAGTCGCCCAGCGACTCCAGCACCTCGGCGAGGTCGTGGGACGGCACGTCGGGCGTCTTGCGCGCCGACTCGGCGGCCCGGTTGAAGAAGACGACGGCTTCGGTGTTGGCGTACTTGCTGCGTGCGCGCATGCCCGCGACACGCGCGTACCGCCATGCCCGGTCGAACCGACCGGCTTGGAAGAAGTGCAGCGAGAGCAGCTCGCTGTGCTCGCGCGGGTCCGCGCTCGACGACTCGATCCGCAGGCCGACCTGGTCGTGCAGCACCTGCCGGCGCCGGTAGGGCAGGCCCTCGTAGGCGACGTCACGCATCAGGGCGTGTCGGAACCGCAGTCGCCCGGGTGATGCCCGGGTGAGGAACTCGTCGAGCAGCGGCAGTCGCTGGTCCAGGTGTGACTCCGGGCCGGTGCCGAGCTGCGCGGTCATCAGGTCCTGCAGGTCGTCGTCCTCGACGACGAAGCCGAGCACGGCCGCATAGCGGAGCACCGTGCGGTCGACCGGGTCGAGCCGGTCGATCTGGCTGGTCATCAGACCCTCCACCGACTCCGGCAGGTCGTCGACCGTGCCCTCGGTGCCCAAGGCACTGCACAGCGCCTCGAGGAACATGGGGTTGCCACCACCACGGCCCCTGAGTGCGTCCATGGCATCGCGGGTGAGGGCACGGTCGCCGGTTGCTGCCTGGACGAGCTGCAACGAGGCTTCGGGGTCGAGCGGTGCCGGACGGACGGTCACCAGGTGCTCGCCGGCCCGTGGCACGTAGCCGGCCGCCAGGTCGCGGCGGATCACGACCATCAGCAACGGCCGACTGACGATATCGAGCACCAGCCGGTCGAGCAGGTCGGTCGATGCGTCGTCCATGAAGTGCACGTCCTCGATCAGGAGGACGGTCGGGGACGTCACACATGCGTCGAGCAGCTCGACGACGAGCTCCTCGAGCCGGCCCTTCCGGAACTGCTCGTCCAGCTCACGTGTCTCCTGGGTGTCCGGCAGGTCCAGGCCTAAGGGGATGCCCAGCAGGGGCAGCCACGCTCCGAGTTGCGGCGTCCTCGCCGTGACGACCTCGGCGAGCCGACGGCTGGTGTCCTCGGCCGAAGCGTCCCGAGCAAGGCCGAGCACCTCGCGGAGGAGCCGTCGGAACGGGTAGTAGGCCGTGCTGGACTCGTACTCCCCGCAGGAGGCGAAGTGCACGGCAACGGGCACCACGTCATCCCGGCCGGCTTCCTCGGCGAGGAGCTGCTCGACCAGCCGGGACTTCCCGATGCCCGGTTCGCCCACCACCTCGAGCAGCCGGCCAGAGCCGTCCCTCGCCTTCGACAGCGCGGCGCGCAGGTCGGCCAGCTCGGGCTCGCGGCCCACGAACGGGGTCTCGATCCGTCGGTCGGTCCGCAGACCGTGCACCGCCCCGACCTTGGCGGCGTGGATGGGCATCGATTTGCCCTTGACCAGGAACGGCGGCAGCGGCTCGGTCTCGAACTGCGTGGCAGAGCGGTCGAGCACGGCCGCCGTGGCGAGGATCTCGCCGTGCGCCGCCTTGCCCATGACCCGGGCCGCGAGGTTGACCGCGTCACCCTTGATGGAGAACGTCCGGCGGAACTCCGGGCCGAAACGTCCGGCGAAGACGTTGCCGCGGTTGATCCCGATGCGCAGCGGCAGCGCGTGGCCGGTCATCTCGGCCAGGCCGGCCATCCCGTCCATGATCTGACGGGCGGTGCGCAGCATCCGCTCCTCGTCGTGCCCGTTGCTGCGCGGCGCACCCGCCACGAGCATGATCTTGCCGCCGTCCTTGTCGAGGTCGGTCTCGAAGAAGGTGACCCCGTGGTCCTCGGTGGCCCGCTGCACCGTGCGGACGCACTGGTCGAGGGCCTCGGCGACGGCTGCGGCCCCGGCGGCCTCGGTGAGGGCGTCGGTCCCGGCGAACTGCACGAACGCGACGGCGACGGTGCGGTGCTCGGGCTCGCCCGGGGACGCGAGCAGCTGACGGCGCAGCACCGGCGGGATGAAGCCGGCCAGCATGGTGGCGTCCCCGCGCTTCTCGGACGAGACCCGGCGCTCGACCGTCCCGGCCGGGCCCAGCAGCCGCCTGGCGTGCAGCAGATGGGTTCCCGGCTCCGGACCCTCCCGGCAGCTGCCCGGGGGCAGCAGCGCGGCCGTCTGCGGACTGACGAGCACCTCGCCGGCCGAGGCGGTCTGCTCCATGACCGCCGTCGTCGAGACGCCGGGGCCGGCGACGAGCAGCTCCTGGTGCACGTCCGGGTCACCGACCAGGTAGCAGTCGAAGGACCCGCTGTGCACGCCGACCGACATCTTGAGCGTGACCGTGCCCTCGGTGGTGGTCAGCCGGCCCACGGTGCGCAGCGTGGTCCGCATGTCGCCGGCCGCCCGACACGCGCGCACCGCGTGGTCGGCCCCGCGGAAGAGCAGCAGCACCGCGTCGCCGCCCCACTTGAGCAGGTCGGCCCCTTCCAGGCGGGACACGTCGAGCAGGGCGGAGAAGGTGGAGCTGAGCAGGTCGCTCATCTCCTCGGCGCCCACCTTGCCCTTGCGGGCCAGTCGCTCGGTCAGCTTGGTGAAGCCGGAGATGTCGACGAACACGAGAGAGCCGTCCACCCGCATGTGGCGTGAGTCGCCGTGGGTGGGCTGCCAGGCCGAGAGCAGGTGGGGGACGTACGGGCGCAGGTCCTCCACGGACCGCGCCGCACCGGTCATGTCGACCCACCCTTCCAGCAGCCCTGCGCCGTGCCCTGCAAGCCCCCGCAGCACCGGCAGTGCCCCTGTCTGACACCCGATCGGAGCGAGTCTAGGTGCGGAAAGCCCTGGTGTCCTGTGTGTTGGGAGCGCATTCTTGGGACCAGGAGGTGCGACGACGATGTCGCTGGGACTCTGGCTGCTGGTCGCGGGGCTGACGACGGCCGTGCTCAGCGCCGCCTGGCTGCTCGGTCACCTGGAGCGGGTCGGCGCCCTCCTGGTCGCCGGCTGGCGGCGGGTCCGCCCCCGCCGGGCCACCTCGAGCACCGTCCCGGTGGAGCAGCTGGCCGCGGACCTGCGCCGGCTGGCCGACCACCTCGAGGCCACCTACGACACCGACCAGCCGGCCAAGATGCAGCGGGTGGCGGCCGCGGCGCTGGCCTACGACTGGGTCCTGCTGTCCGCCTGCCGCACCCTGGAGGTCCCCGAGCCGCCGATGCCGCCGCTCGACGCGGTCGACCGGCTCACCACGGAGGCGGACCTGGCCCGGCGCGGCCTGGCCTGGTGACAGAGGTCCGGCCGCCCGCGTTTGGTCCGCCGGAGGACGGGCGACAGGCAGGCCGTGAGGCTCCCGGCGTTCCTGCTCCGCGGGGACGGCCGGGTGCGCGTGCGCGGCGTCCGCACGGTGAAGACCACGGTGGCCGCCGTGGCGGCGTACCTCGTCGCCCTGCCGCTCTCCGACAACCCCCGCCCCGTGCTCGCCCCGCTGACGGCGCTGCTCGTGGTGCAGCTGACGCTGTACGACACGCTGCGGCGGGGGATGCGGCGGGTCGTCAGCGTGCTCGTCGGAGTCCTGGTCGCCGTCGTCCTCTCGTCGTGGGTCGGCCTGACCTGGTGGAGCCTGGCCATCGCGGTGGGCGGCTCGCTGGTGCTGGGCCGGCTGCTGCGCCTGGGTGACGAGATGAGCGAGGTGCCGATCAGCGCGATGCTCGTGCTCGCGGTCGGCGGCGCCGACTCGGCCGCCGAGGGTCGGGTCCTGGAGACCCTCATCGGTGCGGTCGTCGGGGTCGTGGTCGGCGCGGTGGTCGCACCCCCGCTGTACGTCCGGCCGGCCTCGGACGCCGTCAACGACCTGGCCCGCCAGCTGGCCCGGGTGCTGCGCATGGTGTCCGGCGAGGTGCGGGAGGAGTACGACCGGGACGCCGCCCTGCGCTGGCTGGAGCAGGCCCGTGGCCTGGGCCGCGACATCCTGCGTGCCGACCGGGCGCTCGAGCGGGCCGAGAGCAGCATGCGGCTCAACCCCCGGGCGCTGCGCCGCCCGCACGCGTCGGCCAGCCTGCGGTCCGGGCTGGACGCCCTGGAGCGCTCGACCGTCTCGCTGCGCGGGGTGTGCCGCTCCTTGGCCGACCTGGTGCAGACCGAAGGGCCCGAGCCGGTCTACCCGTCCGACGTCCGGGTCGCCCTGTCCGACCTGCTCGCCGACGTCGCCGACGCCGTCGAGAGCTACGGGGGACTGGTCGGC is a window encoding:
- a CDS encoding adenylate/guanylate cyclase domain-containing protein; amino-acid sequence: MTGAARSVEDLRPYVPHLLSAWQPTHGDSRHMRVDGSLVFVDISGFTKLTERLARKGKVGAEEMSDLLSSTFSALLDVSRLEGADLLKWGGDAVLLLFRGADHAVRACRAAGDMRTTLRTVGRLTTTEGTVTLKMSVGVHSGSFDCYLVGDPDVHQELLVAGPGVSTTAVMEQTASAGEVLVSPQTAALLPPGSCREGPEPGTHLLHARRLLGPAGTVERRVSSEKRGDATMLAGFIPPVLRRQLLASPGEPEHRTVAVAFVQFAGTDALTEAAGAAAVAEALDQCVRTVQRATEDHGVTFFETDLDKDGGKIMLVAGAPRSNGHDEERMLRTARQIMDGMAGLAEMTGHALPLRIGINRGNVFAGRFGPEFRRTFSIKGDAVNLAARVMGKAAHGEILATAAVLDRSATQFETEPLPPFLVKGKSMPIHAAKVGAVHGLRTDRRIETPFVGREPELADLRAALSKARDGSGRLLEVVGEPGIGKSRLVEQLLAEEAGRDDVVPVAVHFASCGEYESSTAYYPFRRLLREVLGLARDASAEDTSRRLAEVVTARTPQLGAWLPLLGIPLGLDLPDTQETRELDEQFRKGRLEELVVELLDACVTSPTVLLIEDVHFMDDASTDLLDRLVLDIVSRPLLMVVIRRDLAAGYVPRAGEHLVTVRPAPLDPEASLQLVQAATGDRALTRDAMDALRGRGGGNPMFLEALCSALGTEGTVDDLPESVEGLMTSQIDRLDPVDRTVLRYAAVLGFVVEDDDLQDLMTAQLGTGPESHLDQRLPLLDEFLTRASPGRLRFRHALMRDVAYEGLPYRRRQVLHDQVGLRIESSSADPREHSELLSLHFFQAGRFDRAWRYARVAGMRARSKYANTEAVVFFNRAAESARKTPDVPSHDLAEVLESLGDLRFVGGSPEAWVAYRQARRLLADDKVRVAGIMLKEARIEERDGKLALALRRWSRGLSLLRDVPGPEAAAARSMLANRYAFCRNRQGRYNEALNWGAVAVQEAQDSADMPALATSYRAMQIIHLWSGVPEDLPYGQLALHAFEELGDLEGQALILNNLAVRAFFEGRWTEALAMFHRSADNFERIGDVARMGSTSYNVADLLIGQGRQAEAETLLQKALAAARSAGDEELVALVVRERGKAWSRAGRFEHGLASLAEARARFEELGETQEVIDVDAAVAENLMLQGNLEASIEFATDTMPRAKESARMVLPRLYRIVGFCQLHAGRLQEARTSLELALELTSNGDLRHEHGYVMLGLAELAKAESDSRADELMRASMAALNELGVVSVPHPGKGVVELRLPGQYRLQDPLPA
- a CDS encoding FUSC family protein, whose amino-acid sequence is MRLPAFLLRGDGRVRVRGVRTVKTTVAAVAAYLVALPLSDNPRPVLAPLTALLVVQLTLYDTLRRGMRRVVSVLVGVLVAVVLSSWVGLTWWSLAIAVGGSLVLGRLLRLGDEMSEVPISAMLVLAVGGADSAAEGRVLETLIGAVVGVVVGAVVAPPLYVRPASDAVNDLARQLARVLRMVSGEVREEYDRDAALRWLEQARGLGRDILRADRALERAESSMRLNPRALRRPHASASLRSGLDALERSTVSLRGVCRSLADLVQTEGPEPVYPSDVRVALSDLLADVADAVESYGGLVGSEVLGPGPEDRRLREALAAAWEDRHRLAGLLHRDERLGEDQWSTHGALTSHIDRLLRDVDSDARAELRQSWPTPVGLTRRARR